In one window of Danaus plexippus chromosome 7, MEX_DaPlex, whole genome shotgun sequence DNA:
- the LOC116770612 gene encoding shematrin-like protein 2, which translates to MKLLSCVLIFAVAVSAVSGGYIRSGWSSPSYGYSAPLVYSRPYSYGGGWNSGHGGWNSGYSGWNGGWNGGWKGW; encoded by the exons atgaaattactC AGCTGTGTGCTTATCTTCGCGGTGGCAGTGAGCGCCGTGTCGGGCGGCTACATCCGCAGCGGCTGGTCTTCTCCCAGCTACGGTTACAGTGCTCCTCTAGTGTACTCCCGCCCTTACTCGTACGGCGGCGGCTGGAACAGCGGCCACGGTGGTTGGAACAGCGGCTACAGTGGCTGGAACGGTGGTTGGAACGGTGGCTGGAAGGGCTGGTAA